The following is a genomic window from Bacillus spongiae.
CTAGATTAGTATTTGTTGTTTCTTGATTTTCACCTAACATAAAGTCAACTAAATCAAGTGGCAGCTTCTTTTCATTTGCTACTTTAATAGCTTCATTGCGTAACTCTTCACGTTTCTTTTCGGATTCCATTTTCTCTAGTTGCGCTTTAATTTTCTCTAATTCAACGTCTTTTTCATCCTTTTCAGGGAAACGCTTCTTGATTTCCTTATCAATTTCCCCTTGAAGGTTGTTAGATTTCCATGTATCAAGCGATTTTGCAAAGTGTTTATCTTTCTCCGAGTCCACTAAACTCTTTAATGTAGTGCTTTCTGATACCATTTTTTGCGCCTCTTCAACGGTTAAATCCCCCTGGAGATACCCAATCAAAATAGATTTTACGTCTGCTTTTCCTTTGTTCTCTTCTAAAAACTTTTTAACTTCTTCTAAATTCATTTTTTATATCTCCTTTTGCCCTTCTAACACTTAAAAGCCCAAGAAGTGCAAGTATTTTTGTACTAAAAAAACGCCTCTAGGCGTTGATATTTCTTGATTCTTTCCACTTGTCATAAGTGGTATAGTCTATTATGTTTTTCTTCCCATTTTCACCTTTAACATTTTCTCGTTTCCGTTTTGGCGTCCATCCATCAGGCATACCTATAGCTACCGTTCGACAAAAAGGATGAAAGGGAGGCTCGGGATAATCGCTGTTCGCATCAAAAATTTGCCCATCGTATCCCCTGCATAATTTCGATGTTTTTTCGTCCAAAGTGGCATCCAGCAAAACGCGATTAACTACTTTTGATTGTTCATATATTGATTTTTGCGCTGTA
Proteins encoded in this region:
- a CDS encoding DUF4355 domain-containing protein, which translates into the protein MNLEEVKKFLEENKGKADVKSILIGYLQGDLTVEEAQKMVSESTTLKSLVDSEKDKHFAKSLDTWKSNNLQGEIDKEIKKRFPEKDEKDVELEKIKAQLEKMESEKKREELRNEAIKVANEKKLPLDLVDFMLGENQETTNTNL